In one window of Juglans regia cultivar Chandler chromosome 3, Walnut 2.0, whole genome shotgun sequence DNA:
- the LOC109008099 gene encoding uncharacterized protein LOC109008099: protein MGGPLPVFSIKSPSSTLSFTKIKTLIHTLIFSHVCRIIRALSKAKTILIEIVKEISQPKQFTYPTNRIKNKKLFLGSFRLHYNWCSSHVVPVPAPVFNGIPDTHLYYDSTWNSVLSTEQGEVDGGEAQLSGYLQWLEEKVQDDSTGDKDIINDVDKLAEMFIADCHEKFRLEKAESYRMFQEMMARSM from the coding sequence ATGGGTGGCCCTCTTCCAGTTTTCTCAATCAAATCGCCATCTTCTACCTTAAGCTTCACGAAGATCAAAACCCTAATCCACACCCTCATATTTTCACACGTGTGCCGCATCATTCGAGCTCTATCCAAAGCCAAAACCATCCTCATCGAGATTGTTAAGGAAATCAGCCAGCCCAAGCAATTCACATACCCCACCAACAGGATCAAGAACAAGAAGTTATTTTTGGGGTCATTTAGGCTGCACTATAACTGGTGCTCTTCGCATGTGGTTCCTGTACCAGCGCCTGTTTTCAACGGAATTCCCGATACCCATTTGTACTATGATTCGACGTGGAATTCCGTTCTTTCAACGGAGCAAGGTGAGGTCGACGGCGGGGAGGCTCAGCTTTCCGGTTACCTCCAATGGCTTGAAGAAAAGGTTCAAGATGATTCTACCGGTGACAAGGATATCATTAACGACGTCGATAAGCTAGCCGAGATGTTCATAGCAGACTGCCACGAGAAGTTTAGGCTGGAGAAGGCGGAATCATACAGGATGTTCCAAGAAATGATGGCCCGAAGCATGTGA